The sequence below is a genomic window from Methyloterricola oryzae.
CTGCCCAGGGCGCCCCCTCGGAACCAGGTATGAATCGGGTCGATGTCCGGCTGCCCGTCCAGCCATTGCCAGAAATGCCGGAAGGGCGTTCCGCGCTGGTCCGTGGGGTAGGCGCGCCACAGCAACTCGCGGTTCATCTCGTAGTTCACGCCGACCATGAAGGCCTCAATGAAACGGGGGTTGGTTTCCAGCAGAGTGATGGAATTGGGCGGAATGACCCCGATACCCGGCACGAAGCGCTCCCGGTCGTAACCAGCCAGGTACTGGTAGGTGGGAACTGGAAGCTCCGGCGCCGCCATGATCCGGTCGAACCAGGGTGTGACGCGCAGGCCGCGGTCGACCGCGGCGGTGATCAGGCCGCCTTGGATCTTCACCATCTCCAGCAGGCGTCGCGGCACCACCGTTTTCGGATCGAGGCGGGCCAGCAGGGTGTCGCGCGAGGCCGCGATGTCGAAGGCGACGAATCGGCCTCGCTCCACCGGCCGGTTGAGGTCTCGCTCGGCGATGATCTGGCGGATGGTCGCATCGTATTTCGCCACCGCCTCCACGGCAGTCACCGGCATGGGCAGGGTGTTGGAAGGCATGGGCGGCGCCGCGGGAGGCGGCTGGGTAGCCGGAGGACGCACCACCACGGGCGGGGTGCGGCCCGGCATGGTCGGAGTCCGCTCCACGACCCGCGGGTTGGCGCGAGCCTCCGCCGCCGCCGAGGGCACGGGCCGCACGGTGCGGACGCTGGCGGTGCCGCGCAAACCCGTCGCCGGCACGGCCTGGGTGTCGAAGGCGCTGTCGCGCATCAGCAACTCACCGCTGACACTGCGGGACACCGCCGGCTTCACCGCCCCGGTGCGGCTGAAGGTGCCGACCGGGAGATCCGCCAGCACGGTATTGAGGTTGGCGACGCCACCGGCGACGATGTCCGGACTTACCGATCCCACCTGGGTCAGGGTGCCGGCCGAGCTTTTGACGAAAACCGTGCCGCGGCTGTCGATCTCCAGCGGGTCGATGCTCGGCGCGCTGCTCTTGTTTAGGGTGACCAGCATGCCCTTGGCGCCGGCATTCCTGATCGATGTGTCCAGAACCGCCTTGACAGTCGCGGCCAGGCCGGTGGTCGCGGCGACAGGGTCGTCGCTGGCCAGGTTGAGTTCCGTCAGATTGTCGATCTGGCTGCGGGTGACGACGCCCGCGGTGCGCAAGTCTGCCCTGGGTTCGATGGTTAGCGGGTTGCTTTGGAAATCGCGGCCGCGCAGGGGCTGTGCCGCGTTGCCATAGGCCTGGAGGCGGGCGCCATCGATCCTGAGCGCCAGGCCCTGCTCCCCCAGGTCCAGCACTGTCTGGCCTTGCGCCCGGTCGAGGGTAACCGAGCTGACGAGCCCGTCGGGGGTGAAGGCGGTAGGATCGGCCGCGCGCCGGCCTGAGGCCAGGGCATCGACCAGGGACGAACGGCCTTTGCCGGAGAATCCGGCGGACAACCGTCCGTCCCGCGACAGCCGCCGGGCGGTGGCCTTCATCACGGGCCGCTGCGGACTGGTCAGGCGGCGCAGGGCCGGGTCCGCGGCGGCGTTGGTGAGGCTGCTGGCGCGCAACCGGGTCATAAGGGTGCCGTCGCCGGCGCGGGTGCGCCCAAGCAGGGGAGCAGCCAGACTCAACAGTCGATCCCCCGGCAGGGTACTGAAGTGCCGCTCGTAGCCGCGCAGGTTGGCTTCGAAGCTCAAGCGGCCCCAGTTGAGCCGGTCCTGGGCCTTGAGGATTTCGCCCACCTGCTCCCAGGCCTGTTGCATGAAGTCTTCCTGGTTGCGGCGCACCACCTCGGCACCGAAGCCAGCGGCGACGCGCGCCCGGGGGTCCAGGTTGAGTTCCGTCATCCAGGCTGGCAGGCCGGGGCCGATCGCATGGGCGCGGGCGTGCCATTGCCCGTAGATGGGCGGGCCCAACACCGGGGTGGCGTCCGCCGGCCCGCCTTCCAGAAAGCGGGCCGGGGCGTTGAGAGCGGTCGAAAGACCTCCCTGTACCGCCTCGGCGATCTCGTCCAGGCGGCCGGAACTTCGCTTGGGCGCCCGCAGGGCCCCGTCCATCAGAGTGTTTCCTTCGGCCTCCTCCGGTGGGATGGCGGGGATCACCGGATTCCCGTCGCCGATGTACAGGGGGGTCACGCCCACCGTTTCCGGGCAGGCGAAGGGCTTGAGCTTGCGCGCCAGGGACTCGAAATCCCCGAGCGGTCCCGTGGCGAATTCCCAGTGATAGTAGACCGGCAACTCCACCGCGCCCGGCGGAGTGGGCCAGGCCGGAGCCAGGGTCGGATGCTGCTTGGGGTCCGGGGCGCCGCCCAGGCCGCGGATGACACCCACATCGAAGGCGGGCACCAGACAGGCGATGTAATGGTGGTTGGGCTCCAGACGCCTGGGGCACAGAATGCGCGAAACATTGTGATCGGGCCGGTTGCTCAGTTCGTCGGCGAGGGGCGTGGCGCTGCCTTCCTCCACCACCACCTGGGCATGGGCCCATGCCCAGGATTCGGCCAGGTCGGGTAGTTCCTGGGCGGCCACCTCGGCGCGGACCTTGACCGTGGGCAGGGGCCTGAGGCGGTCCGCCTTCGGCGGGTCGACCCTCGCCCGGTCCAGCACCAGCAGCACCAGCCAGGGCAGCAGGCGCTGCTGGCCGTCGGCCCGGGCTGGGGTGAACATCCAGGGAAAGTCCGGCGGGTCGAACTCGACGGCGGCGAAGTAGTTGGTTTCCACGTTGCTGCTGCCGGGCCTGGGTGAGGCGCGCACGATGACCCGCGGGTCGATGCCGATGATGTCCCCGGGGCCGTAAAGGCCGATGGCGTCTTCCGGCGGGCGGTACTCCTGCAGGGCGTCGGGGGCGCCGCCGCCGGAGGCCTTCACCGTCACCGTCACGGCGACATTCGCCCGGGCCGGCAGGCTCCCGCCGGATTCCGGCGCGGTGATCGCCGCCGCCAAGCCCCGCCGGGTCCAGGGCAGGAAGCGGTAGCCGGCGGCATTGCTCATGGGAACCTCCAGGCGGCGACGCGTGGCTGTGCGCTTGCTGGCTTCATCAGTCCTCCAACTCGTAGGCTTCCACCAGGGTCGCCCGCTCCACGCCTTTCGCGGCGAGCGCCTGCGCGGCCAGGGTCCAGTTGTGCGCCGTGTCCGCACCCAGGTCCGCGACCGTGGAGAAGTTGCGGCTGTCGACGGCGGCCACGGCAGGTTCCGACACGCTGAGCTTGCGATTGCCCGCAGGGCGAAGGCGATCGCGGGCGCGCAGGCCCGATTGGGCCGCGGCGCCGGCGGCGGCACCGGCGCGGAACAGGTCCATGCTCAGCGCGCTGATCAGCAGCTCGAAGCGGAACAACTGGCCCTCCTCCTCGCCGGGGACCAGGTACTTAGTCTCGTAGTCCAGGTTGCCGACGGTCACAGCGTCCGCGGGCAGCGCGTAGTCGTTCAGGCCCACGGCCACGCCCACGTCGAAGGTCTCGAAGGAGGGCGAAGACAGCTTCTGTTCCTCGCTGAGGTTGAGGTACTGGCCGCGGGCCAGGTGTTCGCGGGTCGCCTGGCGGCTGGAGGCGGGGATACCGCCGATGTGCACGCTTTCGAGATCGAAGCGGTTGGCGCCGGTAATGGCGGTCTCGCCAAACTTTTCCAGGCTCAGCCCCAGCGGCGCAATCTTCTGGCTGACCCGCAACTGGCTGGAGGGGTGCGCCAGCACCTTCGCCTCTCCCGGCGTCACAGCGATGGTGGTCAGGGTCTCGGCGCCGAAGGGCAACTCGGTACTCCAGTTGTCGGCCCGGCTCAACTCCGCTGTCAAGAGGGCCGAGACGCTGGTGGCCTCGGCGGGCAGGGCCGGTTCCTCTCCCCATTGCTCGTCGAAGGAGGGGCTGAACTCGAAGAACAGGATCTTGAAATGGGCCTTGCCGCTGATGCGCCAGCGCCCGGGGCCGGCCAGGGTGCCCTCGACACTGACACCCACCAGGGTTTCTCCCATGACCTTGATGGCCATGCCGGCGCGGAAGTCCACCTCGAAGCGGAAGCGCGGCCGGTAGTAGATGAGGGAGTCGAAGCCGATGTAGCCTTCTATGGAGACCACCTCGAGATCCACTTTGACCCTTAGCTCTGCGCCGAACTGGATGGTGGCGGAGGTGACGGCGAAATAGCATTGGAGCGAGATTTCGACGATGCTCGCGATCTTCAGCTTCATGCCGATGCGGTCGAGCCCTGCGGGCAGGCCCGGCGGCAGGTCCTTGAAGCGCGGGTGGAAGCCGCCCACCGCCACCACGAAGGAGGGCTGGTCGCCGTAGTCGATGAGCAGCAGCAGGGAGCCGGTGAGCTCCAGCACCTGAGCCAGGCGCGAGTCGCGCAGGCGGGCGAAGAAGCCGAAGCGCTTGGCGTCGAAGTCCAGATAACCGAGAAAATCCACGATGATGCGCACCACGTCGCCGCGCGTGGTTTCCGGCATGCCAATGCGGACCTGCCCCAGCAGCAGGATCTTGCTAAGGGACACGGGGCCGTCACCGCCCAGGGCGTTGTCCATGGCCAGCACCAGGCCCAGCTTGATCTCGCCCAGCCGCGGGGTGCCCCAACTGAGGCGGAACATGGGGCCGATGAGGAAAGCGTTGCGCCGGATGATGAAGATCACGCGCAGCCGGTTGATGATGCGCGGGGCATCCGCCACCGGGTTCTGCGGGAACAGGATGTCGTCGAACACCCCTTGCGGCAACTGGGTCTGCAAGGCTGGCACGTCGGCGCCGTGGTGCAGGCCGATCAGGCCGCCGATGCCGTCGAAGAAGATGCCGAAGGCGATGTGGAAGCGTGGCAGTTCGGCATAAACCAGCAACAGCAGTGCCCAGCCGCTGGAGCCGTCCGGCATCTTGGTGGTGAGGATGCCGATGGCTTTGATGCCCCAGGCGGCGAAGCGCAGTTCCAGGGCGCCGGCATATTCGCCGCGCTCGAAATCGAAGAACAGGTAGCCGCCCCCCTTGACGATCCCGGCATCCAGTACCAGCCCTAAGCCGTTGGGTGGCTTGAAGCCCAAGGCCGCCTCCATGAAGCCCAGGTTGCCCTGGCGGAAGGCAAGCTGTAACTCGAAGCCGATGCGGTCCACGCTGGCGCGGAAGGCGCCCAGGTTCAGGCCGAAGGCCGTGGCCATTTCCAGGGCCACGTCATAGCCGGCGCCACCCGGCGCCAGCGCCAGCTCAACGGTGTGGATATTGAGCACGCCGCCCAGGGATTTCTCCACCGGGATGGTGGCGCGCCCACGGGTGCCGCCGTCGATGCGGATGCCGCCGCGGGTGTCCGCCGTCAGGCCGAAGTCGAAGCCCAGCTTGATCTCCCCCGAGGCCATGGCGCTCAAGAATCCGTCGCCTTCGCCGGGGCGGATCACCAGCTCGGTTTTTTCCAGCGAGACGCGGAAAGCTGCCCGGTCGGCGAGGATGTCGATCCCCAAGCCTATCTGGCCTATATCCAGGCGGGTCTTGTCGGCATCGCCGATGCGGATGGCCGGCGCGCCGGCTGCGCCTTCCTGCCGCAGGCTGAAGCGGCCGAAGCCGGCGGCGCCGCTGCCTACCTCGAAGCCATGGGGGCTTTCGTCCCAGCCGATGAACATGTCCAGGGCGCTGCCGGCGCCGGCCTCGATCTTCAGGGTGGTCTGCTCGATCTTGCGCTCGAAGGCGCCGCCGCCGCCCAGGGCCAGGAACAGGCCCGGCCCGCCGTGCTCTGCCGGCACGCCCAGGACCGTGAGGGCCAGCTTGGGCGTGGTGTCGGCCACCTTGGGCAGGGACACCACCAGGGTAGTTGCTCGGGAGGAGACCAGATCGGCATTGGGCGTGGCCGAGTCCGGGGCCGGGTCCCAGCCGTAATAAGCGTCCAGCAGCTCGGGGCCGGCGAACTTATCCAGCACCCGTTCCAGGGCCACGGCCACCACCGAGGCCAGGGCGGACACCCGTTCGGCCAGTTTTTCGCCCGAGCCCGGCGCCGATGCCTCGCCCCGCGCCTGGCGCACCAGCACCGCCGGGTCGAACTCGGTGAGGGCCTCAGGGTCGTCGGCGATGAACAGGCTGGTCTTGCCGATGGCGTAGACCACCGGTTCGCGGGTGCGGATCATCTCTGCCGCCAGCAGCTTCCCCAGGAGGTAGGCCACGTCCCAGCCGGAGACGCTATTGGGGTCCTCGGTGAGCTGTTCGCCCATCTGCACCAGGGCGTCCACCAGGTCCTTGAGGTCGGCGACGGTTTCCTTGAAGCCTTCCTTGTCAGGATCGAGCCCGTCGGCGAACTGCTTGATCTGGCCACGCTGCGCCTCGGGAACGCTCTCCCCCGGCGCCAGCCCGAGATCGTCGCGCAGGGCTTCGACGATGTAGGGGTCGCCCAGGTTTTCCTGCACCCATTCCGCCAGTTCCTTGAACCAATCGCGTACCGTGGTGATGGCGTTGGCCATGCCCTTATCCTCCGCTCTGCAGGACCGGCGCTGGATCGCCGGTGGCGGTCAGGGGAATGGCATGCACGGTGTTAGGCACGCCGTTGGGCAGGGCTTCCCCCTCCTGGGATAGGAGGGTGTGCACGACCTGCAGGCTGGGTCCGGAGCCGATTATGGTCACCAGGCCGATGTTGGTGGTGAACACCATTTGACGCAATTGGCGGAAGCGCTGTGTGAGGGCGGTGCTCTGGTGGCGGGCCGCCACGGCACGATAGGCGGCGACATGGGAGGCGGCGTTAGCCGGCACCAGCTCCTGCGCCGCCGCCAGTTTCGGGCGCTGGACGTCCGGCGGCAGGCTGGTCTCCGGCCGCTCGTCGCGTACCAGCTTCAGCCGCCAGCGCCAGTCCGGCTGCTTGTCCGGCGGGATGCCGGCGCCGGCGGGCCAGCCGCGGGTCGAAATGAGGGCGGGAGAACGACGCATCCGAGAGCGCTTGCCGGGCGAGATCTTCGCCCCCGGCGGCAGGGTGATGGGCGCCTTGGCGTTCCAGGCCAGGCGTTCCGGGGCGATACCGGTCTGATAGATCTGCAGCAGGGCATTGCTCCGCAGGACCGCCTCGACCAGATCGCTGAAGCTGTTGCGGCTGGCGCTGGAGGTGAGCTGGACGATGCGCGCCGGCGTCGGGCTGATGCCGGTCCAGAAGTCCAGGGTCAGGCTGCAGGCGTAGTGAACGTCGCCCGACAGGATGATGGCCTTCCCATGACTGGCCAGGCGCTTCAGCAATTCTTCCCGGGCAGGCTCATTGGCGCCCCAGCTCTCGGCGTCAGCGTCTTCCACTCCGGTCACCTTGCCGCCGGGCTCACAGGGCTTGTCGCCGCGCCGCTGCAGGTGTTCGATGCCGTATTTGTAGTCGGCCACCATCTCGTAGATGGGGGCCGCGTATTGCTCCATGATGTGCGGGCCCAGCACCGGAGCCGGCGACACCACGATCAGCAGTTCGCGCCCGTCGGCCAGGGGGCCTGCGGGTACCTGCGCCCCCAGGGAGTCCCCCAGCAGGCTGGCCGGTGCGATGCCCTGGCCGCGGAAGCCGCGGCGGGTGCGGGTGTCCAGCACGATTACCAGATGGCGGGGCCCGGCCACCCGGTAGTGCCACACCACCTGCTTGCCGGCGTCCTCGCCGGCGATGCCGAACAGCACGTTGAGGCGGCTGAGGTTGCTGGTCTCATCCGCCCCGGTGTCCGCCGGCGCCGCGGTGGGGGGTTGGCCCAGCAAGGCAGCGGTCTCGTCGATGAATTTTTTGTTGGGGCTGTCCGCTTTGGCGAAGGCGTCGGGATCGTTGCCCCAGCCCTGGAACAGCCCATAGGCCATGCAACCGTTGCGGATGATGTCCTTGCCTAGGGCTGTGCGCAAAACCCGGTTGCGCCAACGCTTGTTGAGGTTCCAGTCATCGGTGATCTCATGGTCGTCCCAGATCATATAGGTGGCGACGTTGGCCAGCACCCGGGCTACCTTGGAGACGGCGTCGCGCCAGGCAATGACCCGCTCGCGCTCCTTTTCGATCCCTTCGCCGCGTGCCTTCTTCCAGTTTTCCTGGGGCGTACTGCCGCCCGGATAGCAGGCTTCCCAGTCCATGAGCATGGCCTTGTGCTCGGGAGCCAGACTGGCGTCAATGGCCGCGAATATCTCCGCACTGGGCGCCAGTTCGCGCCACACGCGCGGGCTCCAGGCGGCCAGGTACATCGCGGCGAATTCGCCGAAGGTGATGAGATGGCTGTCCGCGTCCGTGGTGGACATGCGAGCGGCTTCCCGGATCAGCTTGCGGCGGCGATAGGTGGGAAGATGGCGGAGATTACCGCGCAGCGCCGCGGTCCAGCTACCGTCTGCGTTGTGCAGGGTGACGAATTCCTCGTAGCCGAGCAGGTCGCTCCCCAAGCGGTTGAGCATGGGCAGCAGGCAAGCGGGCACGTCGTCGGCGTAAATCTGGTCGCCTGTGAGAAAGAGCTGTTGGGGCCTCTTGTCGGCCATGTTGGCGTAGTCATCGGCGATCGTGTCGTCCAGCCAGGCCATTGCGTCCGGGCCCTTGCCGTGGGACTTGCGGCAACTGGCGTGGGCGAGGCGCAGCCGATCGATGCTGGCGGGCGCTGCGACGAAGGAGGGCAGGCGGCCCGTCACATAGCCCAGGGCCAGTTGCGCGGGCCGGCCTTCGGCGGCAGGCCGATCTTCCAGCAGGCCCTCCCCGGCCAGGTCGCTGCTGCCGAAAGAGCCGCTGAGGGCGATATCGTAGGAATACAGGCCCCCTGGGGTCAGGGGCGGACTGCCGGCAGCCGCGTCCAGCTTGACCTGGATGACGCCGACGTAGAGGTGTTCGCCGAAGCGGCGCAGGCTGGTGGCCTGCGAAGATGCGACGGGAGCGCCCGCGCTGGCCGCCATGGCCGTGCCGGCGTAGAGTTTGAGGGTGACGTCGGTGGCCTCGCTGGTGGCCAGCCAGACGCTGCAGGCGTTCGGTTCGACCCGGCGGACGATGGGTCCGGCCAGCACACGGGGAAGGGTCGCGCCGGGCATGGCTCAGCGGCTCCCGTCCTGACAAATCCTCAGAGAGCCCGTCCCAATTGACGCGAGCTCTGTCATGCGCGAAGCGCGTCCTGCCAGTCTTCCCATCACCGATAGCGCCATAGTCCTTCCCTCTCCCTTGCAATTATTGCCATCAAAGTCACGGCTGGTCTCAATCCAGCCAGACTTGTCAGTGGCGGTTGCCAGTCTGACTCGGTCCAGGTATGGTCCGGGGGTCCGTCCCCCGAACGAGGTTTCAGCTGATGACCGGATCCCCCTATGGTGTGAGGATCATCTGGGTCAGGATTCAGCCAAGAACCATGCTTGGCAAGGCCCTATTTGTACTCTGCTTCGTCGCTCTGTTTGTATCGGTCTTCCTTCTCTCGATCTTTGCCTTATTAGGTCTTCTCGGAATCGCCGTTGTCGCGTTTACTGGCTGGTTGGCATTGGGCAGAGGCCACCCAGACAGCCATGGACGGTTAGGAGGGAGTGGAGAGGACCCTTGAGCGTGCTTGAGGCTCTCGCAGGTATCCACACGAACTAGAACTGTAGCGTGGCGCGGATGCCACTGTAGGCGCGTAGAATTTTGGCTGTCAAGTTGGGAAATTTCCGCTGCTGCCAGAAAAGGCGGCTTATTGCAAGAACCGGCCAGAAAATTCAGCTTGCTGCTCGACCTTGCAGGAATCTAGATCCGTGATGCTACATCGGCCAATGTTGCCGTGTAGAATGAGTTCAGTGAGACACTATCGGCGTCGCTAAAGCAAAATGGATCACTTTCCTCCCAATGTCGAAACCGAAACATTCCGGCGATCCGACACTTTGCGCCTGCTGCGCGTGGAGCATCGCAAATTGGACGAACAAATTGAGCGCTTGCAACAGGACCCTTGGGCCGATCAATTGGAATTGCGTCGCCTCAAGAAGCAAAAGCTGCTCTTGAAGGACCTCATTGCGAGAGCCGAGAGCGCCTTGATTCCTGATCTGGACGCCTGAGGGCGACATTTTGCGCGCCTCCGCATTTCGGGCGGCGACAGCCTGGGCTTGAGTAGCGTCAAGGGTTCCTGATGTCCGCTGGAAAGCGAGACCCGTTCGAAATCCTGCACATCCAGTGGGTTCCAATCCAGAGCCAAAGCATGGCTTAGAGGTAACAATGGCGACCCGGGAGGGTCGCCATTGGGTCAATAAGCGTTAGGCAGCGGCAACGTGGGAATTGAACCCTGACAGTATGCTGAGCCCCAAAGCCAAGCCATTGTTGGAGTCAAATGCAGGGGCTTGGGATTGCAGATCTGCATGCTACCGCTCTCGCTTAATCAAGGTGCGGTTGTCGGTGCCGGAGTAGCTCCGGTCGGCGAAAACCCGTACTTGCTGCATTTCGGGTACGTGTAGGCGGCCACTGTCGATGAGACGCCACTTGGATCCAGAATGCTCGCAATCTGAGCTGCCAGTCGCGCCATGTCTTCTTCCGTGACGATATTCGAGGCTGTTTCCATTGCGACATAACCCTTTCTGCCCTTGTTGGCGGCGTCAAGAGATTTTACCGCCGTAGCGACCGCGGAATTTGTCTTTTTGAGGTTATCAAACGCCACTTTCATCGCACTGTATTGCTGCTTCAGCTTGGTAAGCCGACTGGCTTGTTCAGGCGCTTTCATGCCCGCAGTCAGTGGCGTGGTCGACCCGAATGTCGCCACGAACATCGCCATCTGACCGACGGATGCCACCTGACCAAAGACCTTGGAGGCACACGTCTTCTCGTCTTTTGCCGCGCCCATGCCGCACTGAACCCAGCCTGATGGCGGCTGACCCCAGCACACCGGCCCAACCCCGTCATAACCCGGCTGGCAGGCGGTGTAGCAAAGTCCAGCGTCCTTCTGCTCTCCGTTCGCACACACCCCGGTAACCGGATTCCCGATCTCCACTTTTTTGGCGCAGGATAGATCCACCCCGGGGTTCAAACCGAGCGCGCTGCAGTCGGGCGTATTCGCCGGGCGGCAGATACAGCAGCCCACATTGGTGTAGCCCGGTTTGCATTTCGGATAGTACATCGCGCCCCACTTTTCGCAGTTTCCCTTGCCTTGCGCCCCTTCGCATCGGTTAATCATGCCGTTGTCGTTAAGCCCATCGCCGAATTTCCAGGGGTAGCCAGCGCCACGGCCATACTCGGCCGCACGACAAAACAGGCCTTGATCCGTTAGTCCGGGAGGGCAGACGGAATGACAGTCAAAGCCAAAGCGCGCCATTCCGGCAGGGCACTTGTCGTAACAGAGCAGACCAATCATCTCCTGGCCGGGAGCACATGCCTTGGGAACCTCACCGACCCCACGAGGGTAGGAATCCTTCCAGCAGAAGTCGTTTTCTGCATAGGCAGCAGACGCGCACAACACCAAGAACACCCCAAGTCCCACACTACAAAGAAAGCGCATCAAAAGCTTCATGGTTTTTCTCCTCGTCTCTTTTTAATTACGGCGTTTTCCTTCGCAGCGAAATGGCACTACTGCTTCTGGTGCGCGGCCTTGGCCGCAGCCGCCTTTTCGGCAGCGGCGCTTTGAACGTCGATAGCTTTCAACTGCGCATTGGCAACTGCCTCGTTCTGCGCCTGCATATCGGTATAAATTCTTTCCATCAATTTCGCGTCTTGCTGGTTTCCTGGATCAAGCTTTTTCATGGCCTCGGTCAAGTTTGCATCAGCGGCTTGTTGGCGTTTGGTAGCGGCATCAATTTTTTTTTGGGCCGCCTTGGCGGATGCGGCATCCTTGATGCCGGACTGAAGCCTGACCAATTCCTGCGAGGCCGATTTGAATTTTTCCAATGCCTGCAGTGCGGGTGCCGTTTCTGCGAACACTAGCGAGGACAGCCCAATAAGGCATGTACCTGCCACCATTTTGATTGGTGTTACTCTTGAATGCATCGTAGGTTACCTCCCGTGTTGAACTTACGTATCGCGAACTTGAGCCAAAGACGGAATTAGTGCCATGCTTTTTGTTAGTATCCTATTCCTCCCATCCTGTTCATTAAACTATCAAGGCATAACGTTTTTAAAGGCTATTTAAGCCCTTGAAGGTGGTTTAAGAACCCCTGAGCTTGAAAAGACGCTTTATCAATCAGCGTGCTAACTTTAGACCCTTTTTTTTGACCGAGTCTCAAGGAATTCTCCGTATTGGGTGCTGAGAAATATTAGGAGTTTCTCATGTAAAGCTTACCCACACTATCTGGCTGGCTCGGAGCGCATTTGCCGGATTGCGGAATTTCAGATTCGGTCGAAGCGCCGCCAAGCCATCGCCTGCTATTTCTGAACCGTCTCATGCCGAAGTCCTGCCCCAGCGACAAAATCGACTTTTGTCAAGGTTGGCTGGATTTACATAGAACTGCTTTGACAGGTATGGGCGAGCTAGGGGAAGTGTGCTGAATTCGCAACACAAGCGGCGGCATTCTTCTCCTTTCCTTAGCCCCATAGAGAGAAGAAGCGTCGCCTCGGTTGTAATAAGCGCCCGATAGGGCGGCAGTCCATGAATATTGTTGTTCGTCCATCCCTAATCCTTAGCTTTTGTGAGCTTGGAATTCAGCGCGCTATAAGCGCCTTTGGATCTTTATGCTCTTAATTACATACGAGCATTACGATACTGCTTCAGGAAGGATGCCTGAGCAGTTTTCGTAGTAAATATACTATAGAAGATTGACGGATCCGAGAGTAACAACTTTATTCAAGTCCGCGCAAGAGGGCGGCCTAAAAAAGGCATCTGATTGCGCCGCTGAATCCGGTTTTATGAACAGAAATAAGGATTATATTCATGAGGGGCCTGCTCTTCCCATATATAGAGACAACATTCAAAGTTGCAATTGCACTGATGATATCAGCCAACTCTTATGCGCCATTTGGAAGATTGTCATCGCTGTTAACTTGTGATCCACTAATGTGCCTTGATGCAAACTGGCTTTCGTGACGGGTGAAGTAACTGCATAGGGATTTTTCTTGCTCTGCCGAAGAGTAAGGGTGATTGCTTATACCTTGACGTTCGAGTTTGCTGATCAGCCTTATTTTCGCAGGGAGGTTGTGTGCTCGAGTT
It includes:
- a CDS encoding DUF6603 domain-containing protein, which produces MANAITTVRDWFKELAEWVQENLGDPYIVEALRDDLGLAPGESVPEAQRGQIKQFADGLDPDKEGFKETVADLKDLVDALVQMGEQLTEDPNSVSGWDVAYLLGKLLAAEMIRTREPVVYAIGKTSLFIADDPEALTEFDPAVLVRQARGEASAPGSGEKLAERVSALASVVAVALERVLDKFAGPELLDAYYGWDPAPDSATPNADLVSSRATTLVVSLPKVADTTPKLALTVLGVPAEHGGPGLFLALGGGGAFERKIEQTTLKIEAGAGSALDMFIGWDESPHGFEVGSGAAGFGRFSLRQEGAAGAPAIRIGDADKTRLDIGQIGLGIDILADRAAFRVSLEKTELVIRPGEGDGFLSAMASGEIKLGFDFGLTADTRGGIRIDGGTRGRATIPVEKSLGGVLNIHTVELALAPGGAGYDVALEMATAFGLNLGAFRASVDRIGFELQLAFRQGNLGFMEAALGFKPPNGLGLVLDAGIVKGGGYLFFDFERGEYAGALELRFAAWGIKAIGILTTKMPDGSSGWALLLLVYAELPRFHIAFGIFFDGIGGLIGLHHGADVPALQTQLPQGVFDDILFPQNPVADAPRIINRLRVIFIIRRNAFLIGPMFRLSWGTPRLGEIKLGLVLAMDNALGGDGPVSLSKILLLGQVRIGMPETTRGDVVRIIVDFLGYLDFDAKRFGFFARLRDSRLAQVLELTGSLLLLIDYGDQPSFVVAVGGFHPRFKDLPPGLPAGLDRIGMKLKIASIVEISLQCYFAVTSATIQFGAELRVKVDLEVVSIEGYIGFDSLIYYRPRFRFEVDFRAGMAIKVMGETLVGVSVEGTLAGPGRWRISGKAHFKILFFEFSPSFDEQWGEEPALPAEATSVSALLTAELSRADNWSTELPFGAETLTTIAVTPGEAKVLAHPSSQLRVSQKIAPLGLSLEKFGETAITGANRFDLESVHIGGIPASSRQATREHLARGQYLNLSEEQKLSSPSFETFDVGVAVGLNDYALPADAVTVGNLDYETKYLVPGEEEGQLFRFELLISALSMDLFRAGAAAGAAAQSGLRARDRLRPAGNRKLSVSEPAVAAVDSRNFSTVADLGADTAHNWTLAAQALAAKGVERATLVEAYELED
- a CDS encoding DUF465 domain-containing protein — protein: MDHFPPNVETETFRRSDTLRLLRVEHRKLDEQIERLQQDPWADQLELRRLKKQKLLLKDLIARAESALIPDLDA